A window of Diospyros lotus cultivar Yz01 chromosome 14, ASM1463336v1, whole genome shotgun sequence contains these coding sequences:
- the LOC127790407 gene encoding uncharacterized protein LOC127790407, whose amino-acid sequence MQDPRGVPACFSSAEKIAGDPAAVTRPGQSVFISTYRTKMADQCRFITITWFKNLLLHGLSVAVDGPPGLPESHCTCKVELKPWYFWRKHGCKSFTVDEKAVDVFWDLRAAKFNGETEPSSDYYVAVVCDEEVALLLGDLKKDAYRKTKCRPALIDPCLVSRKEHIFGKKKFCTKVKFHEKGGLHEISIECKSKTDPEMEIRIDGHLVIFVKHLQWKFRGNESIHVNKGRLEVYWDVHDWLFSTGLRHALFIFKPNLPLTSSSRSMSSPSLSLDSTPLSSQTGSSGSAEGLNNGGGPSKFCLFLYAWKVE is encoded by the exons ATGCAGGACCCAAGAGGAGTTCCAGCTTGCTTCTCCTCCGCGGAGAAGATCGCCGGCGATCCGGCGGCGGTCACCAGGCCCGGCCAGAGCGTGTTCATCTCCACTTACCGGACTAAAATGGCGGATCAGTGCCGCTTCATCACCATCACTTGGTTCAAGAACTTGCTCCTCCACGGCCTCTCCGTCGCCGTCGACGGCCCTCCCGGCCTCCCCGAAAGCCATTGCACCTGCAAGGTCGAGCTCAAGCCATG GTACTTCTGGCGGAAGCACGGCTGCAAGAGCTTCACCGTCGACGAGAAAGCAGTCGACGTTTTCTGGGATCTCAGGGCGGCGAAATTCAACGGCGAAACGGAGCCGAGCTCCGACTACTACGTCGCTGTCGTCTGCGATGAGGAAGTGGCGCTTCTTCTCGGCGATTTGAAGAAAGACGCTTACAGAAAAACCAAATGCCGGCCGGCTCTCATAGACCCCTGTTTGGTTTCTCGGAAAGAGCACATATTCGGGAAAAAGAAATTTTGCACGAAAGTGAAGTTCCACGAGAAGGGCGGGCTCCATGAGATCTCGATCGAGTGCAAGAGCAAGACGGATCCGGAGATGGAGATAAGAATTGACGGGCATCTGGTGATCTTTGTGAAGCATTTGCAGTGGAAATTCAGAGGCAATGAATCGATTCATGTGAACAAAGGGAGATTGGAAGTTTACTGGGATGTTCATGATTGGCTGTTCAGCACTGGTTTGAGGCATGCTTTGTTCATCTTCAAGCCAAATCTGCCATTGACGTCTTCTTCTCGTTCGATGTCGTCACCTTCACTGTCGTTGGATTCGACGCCATTGTCGTCTCAGACCGGGAGCTCGGGGTCGGCGGAAGGGCTGAATAATGGCGGTGGGCCGTCGAAGTTTTGCCTGTTTCTTTATGCTTGGAAGGTTGAATGA
- the LOC127789990 gene encoding probable serine/threonine-protein kinase WNK3, with protein sequence MANDSASDQDPDDSDAEFVEVDPSGRYGRYKEILGKGAFKKVYRAFDELEGIEVAWNQVKVADLLRNSEDLERLYSEVHLLKTLKHKNIIKFYNSWVDTRNENINFITEIFTSGTLRQYRKKHKHVDLRALKKWSRQILEGLLYLHSHDPPVIHRDLKCDNIFVNGNQGEVKIGDLGLAAILLQARSAHSVIGTPEFMAPELYEEEYNELVDIYAFGMCLLELVTFEYPYVECSNAAQIYKKVTSGIKPASLVKVKDAGVKAFIEKCIAHVSERLPAKELLMDPFLQSVEDNDMSSWSLSPSPNAEDPKDSVPEGSRDFMVQGQRKDLNTIVLKLRIADSTGHIRNIHFPFDIDVDTALAVASEMVEELDLTDQDVSNIAAMIDSEIRSYIPDWANEDLSGHNLSDEVGSSDGSPSATNDDASPSTNDCARSPGSFVLERLPSGRRYWCDSPKTVGGNSPLPGPSNLSLENSSPPGDSFSEENEQCSGSHRDENSTDATSLELRHDEHTIDDSLEEKQAAVPSDSQTNEGTAAKHLDPRNAPLHLGEKGEILRGLDSADLRIVEEKLEHLLVGQQKELNEIKRKHEVAVSDLLKELPPETRHKVWRICNLKVSDYKFRCKISADQGCFPEM encoded by the exons ATGGCCAACGACTCGGCGTCGGATCAAGATCCGGACGATTCTGATGCTGAATTCGTCGAGGTTGACCCCTCTGGTCGATATGGTCGG TATAAAGAGATTTTAGGAAAAGGGGCGTTCAAAAAGGT ATATAGAGCATTTGATGAGCTGGAAGGGATTGAAGTGGCTTGGAATCAAGTTAAGGTTGCAGATCTGTTACGGAATTCTGAAGACTTGGAAAGATTGTATTCAGAAGTTCATTTGCTCAAGACTCTTAAAcacaagaatataattaagTTCTACAACTCATGGGTTGACACCAGAAATGAGAATATCAACTTCATTACCGAGATATTCACTTCTGGGACCTTGCGGCA ATATCGAAAGAAACATAAGCATGTTGATCTAAGAGCACTGAAGAAATGGTCTAGGCAGATCTTAGAGGGCCTTCTTTATCTTCACAGTCATGATCCACCTGTTATCCATCGTGATCTAAAATGCGACAACATTTTTGTTAATGGCAACCAAGGTGAGGTGAAGATTGGAGATTTAGGACTTGCAGCTATCCTTCTTCAAGCTCGTTCTGCTCACAGCGTCATTG GTACTCCTGAATTTATGGCCCCAGAGCTTTACGAGGAGGAATACAATGAACTTGTAGACATTTATGCCTTTGGTATGTGCTTGCTCGAGCTGGTGACTTTTGAGTACCCCTATGTTGAATGCAGTAATGCTGCTCAGATATACAAGAAAGTGACATCG GGAATCAAGCCAGCATCATTGGTGAAAGTAAAGGATGCTGGGGTGAAAGCATTCATAGAAAAGTGTATTGCACATGTATCTGAACGATTGCCTGCAAAAGAACTTCTAATGGATCCTTTTCTCCAGTCTGTGGAAGATAATGACATGTCAAGTTGGTCATTATCACCCAGCCCCAATGCTGAAG ATCCCAAGGATTCTGTGCCTGAGGGAAGTCGAGACTTCATGGTGCAGGGTCAAAGGAAAGACCTGAACACTATAGTTCTGAAACTAAGAATAGCAGACTCCACAG GTCATATTCGGAATATCCATTTTCCATTTGATATTGATGTTGATACAGCACTAGCTGTTGCTAGTGAAATGGTTGAGGAGCTGGACCTGACAGATCAAGATGTGTCAAACATTGCTGCGATGATTGACTCTGAAATTCGTTCGTATATTCCAGATTGGGCTAACGAAGACCTTTCTGGACATAATCTAAGTGATGAAGTTGGGAGTTCGGATGGCTCTCCTTCTGCGACTAACGACGATGCTTCTCCATCCACAAATGATTGTGCCCGTTCTCCCGGTAGTTTTGTACTAGAAAGATTGCCATCAGGTCGGAGGTACTGGTGCGACTCACCCAAAACAGTAGGTGGAAACTCTCCGCTCCCTGGCCCTTCAAACCTGTCTCTGGAAAATTCGTCGCCTCCTGGAGATAGCTTTAGTGAAGAAAATGAGCAATGCTCTGGTAGCCATAGAGATGAGAATTCAACCGACGCCACTTCACTCGAACTGCGGCATGATGAACACACCATTGATGATAGCCTGGAAGAGAAACAAGCTGCTGTGCCCTCTGATTCACAAACTAATGAAGGTACGGCAGCTAAACATCTTGATCCCCGAAATGCACCTCTTCATTTGGGTGAGAAGGGCGAAATCTTAAGAGGTCTCGACTCAGCTGACCTCAGAATTGTCGAAGAGAAACTCGAGCATTTGTTGGTTGGCCAGCAGAAGGAGTTGAACGAAATCAAAAGGAAGCATGAAGTGGCTGTTTCTGATCTCTTGAAGGAACTTCCTCCAGAAACTCGTCACAAAGTTTGGAGAATCTGTAACCTGAAGGTTTCGGACTACAAATTTCGATGCAAGATCTCTGCCGATCAAGGATGCTTCCCTGAAATGTAA
- the LOC127790522 gene encoding elongation factor Tu, chloroplastic, with the protein MAISAAAATTPSSRLIYPPAAAAAASATSLPTTTSTASLVRARESTRLVLSSTSFIANPLFLSPSSTAPARGRRALTVRAARGKFERKKPHVNIGTIGHVDHGKTTLTAALTMALAALGNSAPKKYDEIDAAPEERARGITINTATVEYETENRHYAHVDCPGHADYVKNMITGAAQMDGAILVVSGADGPMPQTKEHILLAKQVGVPNMVVFLNKQDQVDDEELLQLVELEVRELLSSYEFPGDDVPIVSGSALLALEALMANPSIKRGDNQWVDKIYELMDSVDSYIPIPQRQTDLPFLMAIEDVFSITGRGTVATGRVERGMIKVGDTVDLVGLKDTRSTIVTGVEMFQKTLDEAMAGDNVGLLLRGIQKIDIQRGMVLAKPGTITPHIKFEAIVYVLKKEEGGRHSPFFAGYRPQFYMRTTDVTGRVATIMNDKDEESKMVMPGDRVKMVVELIMPVACEQGMRFAIREGGKTVGAGVIQSIIE; encoded by the exons ATGGCAATTTCAGCCGCCGCGGCCACAACGCCTTCTTCACGGCTCATATACCCacccgccgccgccgccgccgcctctgCCACTTCACTCCCAACCACCACTTCTACTGCTTCTTTGGTTAGAGCTAGAGAATCCACTAGATTAGTACTGTCCTCCACTTCTTTCATCGCCAATCCTTTGTTTCTGAGCCCGTCTTCCACCGCCCCAGCGAGGGGCCGCCGGGCGCTCACCGTCCGGGCAGCAAGGGGGAAGTTCGAGCGGAAGAAGCCCCACGTCAACATCGGCACCATAGGCCACGTGGACCACGGAAAAACCACGCTCACGGCGGCGCTGACCATGGCGCTCGCCGCCTTGGGCAATAGTGCGCCGAAGAAGTACGACGAGATCGACGCCGCGCCGGAGGAGCGGGCCCGTGGAATCACCATCAACACCGCCACTGTCGAGTACGAGACCGAGAACCGGCACTACGCCCACGTGGACTGCCCCGGCCACGCCGACTACGTCAAGAACATGATCACCGGCGCTGCCCAGATGGACGGCGCCATTCTCGTCGTCTCCGGCGCCGACGGGCCCATGCCCCAGACCAAGGAGCACATCCTCCTCGCCAAACAG GTGGGTGTTCCTAATATGGTCGTTTTCCTCAACAAACAAGACCAAGTGGATGATGAAGAGTTGCTTCAGTTGGTAGAATTGGAGGTTCGTGAGCTTCTATCGTCTTATGAATTCCCTGGTGATGATGTGCCAATTGTTTCTGGTTCTGCCCTTTTAGCTTTAGAGGCTTTAATGGCCAATCCCAGCATCAAAAGGGGTGACAACCAATGGGTTGATAAGATTTATGAATTGATGGATTCTGTTGATAGCTACATCCCAATTCCCCAAAGGCAAACTGATCTGCCATTCCTTATGGCTATCGAGGATGTCTTTTCGATCACCGGCCGTGGGACAGTCGCCACCGGCCGTGTGGAGAGGGGTATGATTAAGGTTGGAGATACAGTTGATTTAGTGGGCTTGAAGGATACTAGGAGCACTATTGTGACTGGGGTTGAGATGTTTCAAAAGACTCTTGATGAGGCTATGGCTGGGGATAATGTGGGTCTGTTGTTGAGAGGTATTCAGAAGATTGATATCCAAAGAGGGATGGTTTTGGCGAAGCCAGGGACTATTACACCCCACATAAAGTTTGAGGCTATTGTTTATGTGTTGAAGAAGGAAGAGGGTGGAAGGCATTCACCATTTTTTGCAGGTTATAGGCCACAATTCTACATGAGGACCACTGATGTGACCGGGAGGGTGGCAACGATCATGAATGACAAGGATGAAGAGTCTAAGATGGTTATGCCCGGTGACCGTGTCAAGATGGTGGTGGAGCTTATAATGCCAGTGGCCTGTGAGCAGGGGATGAGGTTTGCTATCAGAGAAGGAGGGAAGACTGTTGGAGCTGGAGTTATCCAATCCATTATTGAGTAA